In Sparus aurata chromosome 5, fSpaAur1.1, whole genome shotgun sequence, the genomic window TTATGGCACACAGAACATGTAGCCATATTCACAGGGTATTTATTAGGAAAGaagaacatttgtttgttttttacatgcAACAACAGTTTAGTATCAAGTGCAAAAAACAACGAGCCACAGATCATTAGGTCCCGTCTTactgaacagaaacagagagtATGATGAGGTTTAAGAAACCGTCGATGGGATAATTGAGTGTTTAGTGCATTTCTCAAAGAAAAATTACATGTTTGTGCAGATGTTACACTCAGAGGGTGTAAATACAGTTAATTCAGAGCTGCTGGGGCCCCAACAGTGCAAAACAGAACAGTCATTAATAAAGTTCACTCACTCAACACAGAGAGTTTCTCAACTTTATAGTCTTGACCTCATGTTACTATATGAAGGTGCTGATTTGTGATATTTCTAACACTGTTTCATGTATATTgtcatataaaaataaatgaatctgcTTTGAAGCATTAATTCTATATAATCTAGTTATTGTGCAAAAAAATCATATGATTTCAATGTGAAAACTCAGAATTGGGTGAGAAATAATGCTCTAACATAACAAAGAAAGGCAAAGCAATACAATGAACATAAGagacacatgaacacatttggtcTACTGGTATGGCAACTGTCTAGGTGGGATAGCGTCTGCATGGGAATGAAGAACAAACTGAGGATTTACAGGAGGACATGGCAGCGACGTGGGGAAGAGAGAGTGGAATAACACATgcaatacatacatatatacacaaaaaGGTCATCAAAAGGACGTTGTAAAGTGTCCGTGTTTCACTTCTTCATTTCTGAAACTACTTCTCTTAGAAGGCAAACTTCACTTGATAGTGATAGTGATAGTGATAGTGGCCGACGTCCACATTACTGTTTCAttacagaaatgtgaggaaTAGCAGCTTTGGGTTTAAAGTGTCCTTACTGTTGACAGAAACAGAATTTAGCTGCCTGAAGGACTTCTTACAGacaacacctccaccttcatTCATCtaaacagaaagtaaacattTTATGGTCAACCAAATTCAAACTACCGACCCAGTTATTCATGAAGGTGTAGTCTAATGTGAGGTCAGGAGAGAGCTTCCTTGTCAAGAGAGCTTGAAGTTTGAGGTTAAGACAGCTATTATTTAGTTACAGTTCTACATTTTGGTAAATAATCATCTATTCTTGAAGTATTGTGCGTCTTCTGGTTATTATGCTGCAGCTGCATGCATGATATGTCAATAACCGCTGGTAAGTAAAATCAAGaattacaaataaaacacagaaaagtgtgACCAGGAACGTGTCAGTGATGTTCGGGTGGATTACAAACAATTATGACCTGGTCCTGCAGTTGTAATGTAGGTGGCACCAAGAGATCACAGTTAAAGTTGACTGACATATCTGAACCAAGATCACCTGCTGCGACAGGCGTGGCAGTCAGGTGACACCCAGACCGTAAGGCATTCTGGAAGAGGGTTGTGCAGATTCTGGTTCTGTCAGCtgtctttcatttcctctctttcATGTTACAGTCGGGTCACAAAAGCAAGTCTTCATTCATAAAATTAATTACTGTTGTGGCTGCTCAAAGGCCACACCTAGCTTGTCGTAgatctccttcagcagcagcagagcggTATCCTCAGACTCcctgacagacagacggatACAGAGAAACATCATTTATTCCAAGTTTTACAGATACTGTATTCCACCCTGCCACAAGTATGCGTGACTCACCAGTAACACAGATGAGACTGGATGGCAAACAGGTATTCGTTGAAGCTCTCGATGGGTTTTTCCTGAAGCACGTAGTCGATCCGTCGTCCTCCGTTCAACATACCCACTTTAATCTCAGTCGGCTGCGTCTCTTCTGCTGAACCCGAGGACTCTGCCTCCTCACACACTGCTGCAAGGACAGAGGTGGAAAAggcagacaacaaaaacaatgataagAGTCACCAGCAGCGACCTGCTTTGACCCATAATGCTTGCTGAAATGCAGGAAAATCAGATAATTTAATAAAGAAGAGAGTAGGTGCTGTGTACAATGTCCTCATCTGTCCCAGAGGAGAGTTAGTGAGTGAGTGTTGCAGCATTTCTCTGAATTAGGTTTGCAATTCAGTGAGCATCCATCACTACAGGAACTTTCCACTGTGCGGGGTCATCTGCCTCCAACAAGAACATTTTAAGACATGATTTCAGGGAGTGAAGTACTTTGCGCAATGCTTTTATAGCTGGACTGGATGATTTGATAACATTGCTCGGGAGGCGTTTTAAGCTTTCAGAGAGTTAATCATACGAGTCAGATGATCATGGAGGAGTCGAGTTCAAACATTCATGTCTTAGGTGCAAGTGAGCTGTTGCGTAATTATCAGTCAGGTAGGCCAGTGTTGTGATGAGTACTAATATGTTATGAATTAATTATTGTCTCAAGAGTCTCCACAGAGACCCGGTGTTCTGCTGATGAACCCTGATGAAAGTGCTGACCGCTGCTTCTCATTCATCTTTAATGGCCATTACTGACAATCTACCTCTGCACTTACTAGCTCGTACAACCAATTCCAAGaaagttgggatgctgtgtaaaacacacaacagaatgAGATCATTTGCTCATCCTTTTTAACATATATTCAACTGAATGGCACCTAGTAGAGTGTACACCTCCGCAGAGGCCCAGCAGCTccatttaattcaatcaagcctcaTCAAAGATTATTATCTCAGCTGCACTTTGATAGTTCCAAGAGAGAGAACGAGTTAATTTACTTGTTTTCTCATTTATTCTAGCCAAGTGACCATCCTGGCTTACACTGGAGGTAATACCAGTATTTAAGTCCACAAATCAGCACTTTTACTTCTTCCCTCTTAGCAGTGACTTTCCGCTGAGGCTTGGGCTCAAGGGAAAGTGGTAAAGGGGGCGAGAGAAGCAGGAGCAACCACAAGAGAGGAGGGTGAGAGGTGTACGAAGAGACTCGGTAAGACACACGCTtgcactcacacatacactcacacacacaccacaggcaAGTAAAAGTGCTGTTCTACCCTGCGTCTCTTGAAGGCTTCTCTCTATTGTAGTTTCTCCTTCCTCCACAGGGGGCAGCGCAGCAACTTGTGGTCTGGCAAAAGCCTGCCACGCCGTCCGTAACGACCCCCAAACATTGTTCTTCAAATCCTTTAGTTCTGTGAGACAAAGGTGAACGTGGGTTATCATTAAGCCTACTGAGCAAAAAGCACTGACCACAAAATCGTTGTACGGAGACgaggagaaagaaacagacGGTCATACCCAGGTGCATCCTTTTGCGGCCTTTGTGGTGAGGGATCAACATGGGCTCCAGATCCACATCTGACACGATCATGGGCTCTATCCGATACGCCACAGGGTCAAACTACAGAGCAAAACAATGGTAGAGATGATTGTAGCTCCAGTACATGACTTATTTCCTATATATAACACATGTGTAGGTTTAACGATGACAAAAGTTAGATTAGACCAGTGACTGCATATGTTTATTTTAAGTATTCTTGGCATTATGTTAATTCTTTGTGACACAATAGGGGAAAAATTCAAACTGCAGTTGTGGCAGATGAAAGCAGGTCtcatcagggttcgtacacatttttcaaggtcaaattcaagcacttttcaagcacttttaagggtcattttcaaacttttccagcaccttatcgctgggttaaaatacatatctacaggaatatatatatatactcacgattatttttttcactttttatcacaattatgtacaatgtattatgctgtaaacatctaacaTTCTGTTttatgatagcaaaaactttagaaattaaaggagatcACAAAGTTTTATCCCAAAAAAgagaagccacttggcgttcttcaggcacacttgcaccgagacaagGAGAGATCTGAGAGCACCtggtaattttcttttttgacataaacttttatcagctgttcgcttattcatcaaagtttagtCCAAATTCatcatcaaattcaccttctcctcagccatccttctctattgctaccaggctgcttatgtgatgatacacacacaatgattttatttctccttgtactaagcaaactatccagtctgatcccaatttttcCAAGACACAGAgtcataatgtcaagcactttcaagcacttaaactaaaatccaagcacttttcagaccttgaaaatgcaacattgaaattcaagcactttcaaggatttcaagcacccgtacgaaccctgtctcctcctcctgagtgCTGAATGTATCCACAGTAACTCTGCGATCACTCACCGGGTGATAGATGTTGTAAAAGCTCTTGCAGGTTGGGAAGGTGTAGTTGGGGTCAACGTGTTTGAGACCGCGAACCGTCAGGAACATCCCGATGGGAGAGCCAAAAGCAAAAAATGTTTGAGGGTGGAAAGCCAGCTGTGGGTAATCAATGGACACCTGGATGGAGAGAAGGTAGCCAGAAATAAATATGGTGTTAAATTTGTTCTAAAATGTTTACGTCTTTGTTCTAAGACTGCGGAGCTATTCAGaggtttgggaaaaaaaacacttctctgTTGCACAGTGGTGTTGGGAACAATTAAACTCCATTTCATGACATCGATACAACATTTAGGGAGTATGACAGCAAGTAAGGAGAAGACCAGGGAGCACTCATGCAGGACTGAATGAGCACTGACAGTGTTGTGGGACAAAGAAGGAAGACTAAAACCACAGCACAATGTAGGAAACTCTACTGCTCATAAAGAAGCCActacatttctttcttcttgaGTTTTCCTTGACCCGACTGTATGTAATGAGAAACTCCAGGTATAGTGAGAACAAAGACGGCCCAGGACAAAGCTTTACGGCACAGGGACACCATGTGAGACACACCGTCCCTTGGCTATACCTCCATTAGTCTGTCCAGGCaagcaagaggaggagagaaacaggaagttgatTTATCTACTGTTACTCGCAAGCATACGTCGTCGTGTCCGTGTCCATGCATGTGTGGTACCTGTCCGATGCCCACGTCAAAGTATTCATAGTCGACAGCGCTGGTGATGGACTGCGCGCTGTGGAACTGGGTCTGCTGGACTGTCAATCCTAAAGACCGGTTTCCATGCGGATCACTGTTCACTTGAGGTGGAACTTGCCGCCCTGCTGCCAGATGTACCGTGCCTGCCTTACAATCCTGGTTAAATTGAGAAATGTAGAAAATTATTTAAACAATACAACGCTTACTTTATATGATGACTATCAatggcaaaaaaacaacaatccaCATGAATGAGAGAAAATAAGTTAAGAAACAAATCAACTTTAATGGGTTTTAATGGCCGTATGTTCTGATTCCAGGAAGAGGCAGAATAGTTTCGTCTGACCTCTGCAAGACAATTTCTCTTGACGTAGTTCAGGATCTTCTTCCTTGGTCCGAGAGGAATTCCTAAATCTTTGAGATCACAGTCTTGGCAGAGAGCCTAGAAGAGGAGATCcatatgtttttaattatgcATTACACTTTGGTTTGTATGCATGTTGtatgtctgctgtgtgtgtgtgtgttaccagaGCTTCCAGGTCAAGGTTTTCTGCCTGTAGTGTGTCCAGGTACTGCTGCAGGCCCAGGCTGGAGAGAGTCTGCTCCAGTGTGTCGCAGCTCAGGTGTGAGGGCTCATCAGAGGGCCCCTGCAGTGGggacagaaatgaaaacagatttatttatctatatgaAGAGAAATATACAATCTTTGTATCACTCTACAGGTTTTATCTCTAACTCTGAATGAGACTGTACCTCCTCTCTGGGCTCTGAATCAGTCCTCTGATTAGTTAGCAGGTCAAACAGGATCAGTGAACCTGCAGAATGAGAAACACACGGAAAGAgtgaagattttgttttttaatgattgtGTGggagtctctgtgtttgtgggCGTCTTACCCAGGCTGTGGCCCACGACTGAAACCTCCCCTTTAAACTCTGGGTGTCTCTGATGGAAGAGGGCGTGCAGCCTGTTGATCTCTGAGGCGACTGTGTCCACTATGGTCTGGCAGTAGGTTGGGCTGTTGTAGAAAAACAGGTCGAGGAGAGTGTCGTTGGTGAAATGTCTCAGTTTGCTGATGCTGGGTAGAGTGATCCTCTGGATGTCCCTGGATAAAGaggaataaaagagaaaataatggGAGGAAAGACAGAGTTGAGCATTTTGTTGCAACCAGTGGAAACACAAGCAGTATTGTGCAACAGAGGAGTCGTTTTTGTCCATCTTTCTCCGTACTTACTCGTCCACACCGGTGGCATCCCCGTGTAAAGAGCTGTGCCAGTTGACCGGGAGGAACTCCACTCTGCCTACCTGACCATCCTGCTGAGCCTGCTTGTAATGAGAAGCCAGGAGGGACAGAGACGCACTCCTGAAGTCACTTACTGGAGAGAGACGAGAAGAAAAGGAGTCACACATGCACGTAAACGTGTGCATTTCTACACagcgtacacacacaaaaacttaCCGCCCTGTATGATGGACCTCAAGCGCAAGTCACATGCAGGACCGATGCCATGGACCATAAAGACAAGGTGGTCCACCTTTTCTGGTTCACCTGggaacagacagacaaatgAGCCGGTAAGCTGTGGGTAACACATCATGATGGGCTTATATTCTCGTGCATTTCTTACAGGTACACCTACATACATACCATCAGGTATTT contains:
- the LOC115582316 gene encoding phospholipase DDHD2-like, coding for MNSGHIQGGKTQVSPVVDEASPSSVSSSEMLDMDLGPAPYQEVQPHWFFCRRADDNASWLPFSREDSDKLQNACDNAGEKKEEEVVVAVDGERYDVHVKERRRYAVYWEQAPTEVRRCTWFYKGNKDARFMPYPEDISQSLEEAYMIAVTLDEWKRKLEFPTGETVIFHNPKVIMQYKRIGLQDEWASSPSEQTRPRTVKRGVDNIAVEIPDGEPEKVDHLVFMVHGIGPACDLRLRSIIQGVSDFRSASLSLLASHYKQAQQDGQVGRVEFLPVNWHSSLHGDATGVDEDIQRITLPSISKLRHFTNDTLLDLFFYNSPTYCQTIVDTVASEINRLHALFHQRHPEFKGEVSVVGHSLGSLILFDLLTNQRTDSEPREEGPSDEPSHLSCDTLEQTLSSLGLQQYLDTLQAENLDLEALALCQDCDLKDLGIPLGPRKKILNYVKRNCLAEDCKAGTVHLAAGRQVPPQVNSDPHGNRSLGLTVQQTQFHSAQSITSAVDYEYFDVGIGQVSIDYPQLAFHPQTFFAFGSPIGMFLTVRGLKHVDPNYTFPTCKSFYNIYHPFDPVAYRIEPMIVSDVDLEPMLIPHHKGRKRMHLELKDLKNNVWGSLRTAWQAFARPQVAALPPVEEGETTIERSLQETQAVCEEAESSGSAEETQPTEIKVGMLNGGRRIDYVLQEKPIESFNEYLFAIQSHLCYWESEDTALLLLKEIYDKLGVAFEQPQQ